A stretch of Chiloscyllium plagiosum isolate BGI_BamShark_2017 chromosome 6, ASM401019v2, whole genome shotgun sequence DNA encodes these proteins:
- the LOC122551180 gene encoding cytochrome c oxidase assembly factor 4 homolog, mitochondrial, which yields MTAPNSRGHNWSRKSEEEEDDPVDQMISRTGCASFHRAVQDCMAEHQDWRQCQRSVHDFKQCMAEYQRLRASQLGQRQPSPAGS from the coding sequence ATGACGGCTCCTAACTCCCGAGGTCACAACTGGAGCAGGAAgtcggaggaggaggaggatgatcCTGTGGATCAGATGATCTCTAGGACGGGGTGTGCTAGCTTCCATCGAGCTGTACAGGACTGTATGGCAGAACACCAGGACTGGCGGCAGTGTCAGCGCTCTGTGCATGACTTCAAACAGTGCATGGCAGAATACCAGCGACTGCGAGCTAGCCAGCTTGGCCAACGCCAGCCGAGCCCAGCTGGCAGCTGA
- the LOC122550961 gene encoding trophoblast glycoprotein-like: MMSRVQQWSTYLGQIRVPHWSRTWPFSVAMLSVMVSWPGACPCPSECECTDRSRSVECRNTNLTQIPWGIPPSTQNLLITGNNISLLRRSAFEGNGSGFVYLGTLSLPGNQIEGIEPSAFEGLANLRTLNLSRNTLASIAADAFLGLCQLQSLSMNYALEPSVEDQLWIALRPSNLPNVTELHVAGNYLTKLSEEAVSIGSSLQLLDLRSNLLQSIRKQTITLWQSHHKLKVYLSSNPWMCDCELRPVYWWLRNTSQIGDGQLLTCFSPSTLNGSILSQLRPDDLVCLEETAASFVFLGIVLALIAATFVMVLYLNRRGLKRWARNFRYACHDQMDGYQYRYEQDPEPRLARVKAII; encoded by the coding sequence ATGATGAGCAGAGTGCAGCAGTGGAGCACTTACCTCGGGCAAATCCGAGTGCCCCACTGGTCAAGAACGTGGCCCTTCTCCGTAGccatgctcagtgtgatggtgtccTGGCCTGGAGCATGCCCCTGCCCGTCGGAGTGTGAGTGCACAGACAGGTCAAGGTCGGTGGAGTGCAGGAACACCAACCTGACCCAGATCCCATGGGGAATCCCTCCGAGCACCCAGAACCTGCTCATCACTGGCAACAACATCTCGCTCCTTAGGAGGTCGGCTTTTGAGGGCAATGGATCCGGGTTCGTCTATTTgggaactctctctctcccaggaAACCAGATCGAAGGCATCGAGCCCTCTGCCTTTGAAGGCTTGGCCAACCTCAGGACCTTGAACCTAAGTCGCAACACCTTAGCATCAATTGCTGCAGATGCATTCCTTGGTCTTTGCCAGCTGCAAAGTTTAAGCATGAACTACGCTCTGGAGCCATCAGTAGAGGATCAGCTGTGGATCGCGTTGCGCCCCAGTAATCTCCCCAACGTAACTGAGCTCCATGTGGCCGGGAACTACCTAACCAAGCTTTCAGAAGAAGCAGTGTCCATCGGTTCCAGCTTGCAACTGTTGGATCTAAGGAGCAACCTGTTGCAGAGTATCAGAAAGCAGACCATCACCCTTTGGCAGAGCCACCACAAGCTTAAGGTTTACTTGTCCTCCAACCCATGGATGTGTGACTGTGAGCTTCGCCCTGTGTACTGGTGGCTCAGGAACACGTCCCAGATCGGTGATGGGCAGCTGCTCACCTGCTTCAGCCCCAGTACCTTGAATGGAAGCATCCTCAGCCAGCTCAGACCTGATGATCTCGTGTGTCTGGAGGAAACAGCAGCTTCCTTCGTCTTCCTCGGGATTGTCTTGGCTCTTATCGCAGCCACCTTTGTCATGGTCTTGTACCTGAACAGGAGAGGCTTGAAGAGATGGGCCAGAAATTTCCGATACGCTTGCCACGACCAGATGGATGGCTACCAGTACAGATACGAGCAAGATCCTGAGCCCAGGCTGGCCCGTGTTAAAGCTATAATTTAG